Proteins encoded within one genomic window of Nitrospira sp.:
- a CDS encoding TonB-dependent receptor, whose product MNRSFLKLRIRTNIIIFGLSLMVAFTSPLPVSAEEPSPQQTTTTEKAPSQKPSTENEVQDTPSTTTTEESSVEQTSADSKPLKIPLTEIIGTSPTALDHIPGSGKVITSESIQNNHRFTINEALREVPGVHVRDEDGLGIRPNIGIRGLDPTRSRKVHIMEDGVPIMLMPYADPSSYYFPPIFRFDRIEVLKGSGQLLYGPQTIGGVINLITRMPPTTPEGHFQVWGGNLNYLNTHFDYGGTWGKGGYLVDYTHYQTDTPRFTNIRARVDDLTFKTVQELSDRTQILAKFNYYRENSGIGYQGLTQADWAIRGEDRQTLFTNDRFEFLRLGYHVAVNHMFTANLTSTINLFGHYIQRDWSRQAQQGVDANGAPVGGVQLGNTLPATAFSVIPANQRFTNEREYWVWGVEPRFHYLHSLLGIKGEADFGARYMFEQSDRKQLRNLLSGTGAFSSCVGTIGTTNTCLGENNLRTTNAYAFFAQERLFFGPFTVTPGFRVEHISYDQTNRLANNGQGVYGKTNFTEVLPGVGVTYSPFKNNTFFFGAHRGMAPPQISDAITGTGQVVDLGPELNWTYELGVRGNLAPWFGYSITGYQIDFSNQIISQSVAGGIGATLTSAGKTQHRGAEVAAQMDILDAVTGRNDDEDVTLDFNYTWVAQADFRGARNSSITGAALLPGEPAIFNTSGNRLPYSPEHLISAGIGYANRAFNLGPFNARVETQCVSDQFSDDRNTVIPTPSGQRGIVRGWCMLNASVNQHVKKINTTFFFTGKNMLGQDVIMDRTRGIYPGLPALWQAGARWTF is encoded by the coding sequence GTGAACAGGTCGTTTTTGAAATTGAGAATAAGAACTAACATTATTATCTTCGGCCTTTCGCTGATGGTCGCTTTCACAAGCCCCCTTCCCGTGAGTGCTGAAGAACCGTCTCCACAGCAGACCACTACGACAGAGAAAGCGCCATCCCAGAAACCTTCCACAGAGAACGAGGTTCAGGATACGCCTTCGACGACGACCACAGAGGAGAGCTCGGTTGAGCAAACGTCGGCCGATTCCAAGCCGCTGAAGATTCCCTTAACTGAGATTATCGGGACCTCTCCGACGGCTCTCGACCATATCCCCGGATCGGGGAAGGTCATCACCTCTGAGTCCATCCAGAACAACCATCGATTCACGATCAATGAAGCGCTGCGAGAGGTCCCTGGTGTTCATGTGCGGGACGAGGATGGCTTAGGGATCAGGCCGAATATCGGCATCCGTGGCTTGGACCCGACCCGCAGCAGAAAAGTCCACATCATGGAGGATGGCGTTCCGATCATGCTGATGCCTTACGCGGATCCGTCGTCATATTATTTTCCGCCGATCTTCCGATTCGACCGAATCGAAGTATTGAAAGGCAGCGGCCAACTCCTCTACGGCCCCCAAACGATCGGAGGCGTCATCAATCTGATAACCCGCATGCCACCGACGACGCCGGAAGGACATTTCCAGGTGTGGGGCGGCAACCTGAACTACCTGAATACCCACTTCGACTATGGAGGCACCTGGGGGAAAGGCGGTTATCTGGTCGATTACACTCACTATCAGACCGACACGCCCCGCTTCACCAACATCCGCGCCAGGGTGGACGACCTGACGTTCAAGACCGTTCAGGAATTGAGCGATCGGACGCAGATTCTGGCGAAGTTCAACTACTATCGCGAAAATTCGGGAATCGGCTACCAGGGCCTGACGCAAGCGGATTGGGCGATCCGAGGTGAAGATCGGCAGACCCTCTTCACCAACGATCGTTTCGAGTTTCTGCGGCTCGGGTATCACGTGGCGGTGAACCATATGTTCACGGCCAACCTGACCTCGACCATCAACCTCTTCGGTCATTACATTCAGCGAGACTGGTCACGACAGGCCCAACAGGGTGTGGACGCAAATGGTGCCCCTGTCGGCGGTGTGCAACTCGGTAATACTCTACCCGCGACCGCCTTTAGCGTCATCCCGGCCAACCAACGCTTCACAAACGAGCGGGAGTATTGGGTGTGGGGGGTCGAGCCCCGCTTTCATTATCTCCACTCCCTGTTGGGGATCAAAGGCGAGGCAGATTTTGGGGCGCGGTATATGTTCGAACAGTCGGACCGAAAACAGCTTCGAAACCTCCTCTCGGGTACTGGTGCATTTTCCAGCTGCGTAGGCACCATCGGGACCACAAACACATGCCTGGGAGAGAATAATCTTCGCACGACCAACGCCTATGCTTTTTTTGCTCAAGAGCGGTTGTTCTTTGGCCCATTTACGGTGACACCCGGATTCCGCGTCGAACACATCAGCTACGATCAAACAAATCGGTTGGCCAACAACGGGCAAGGAGTCTACGGCAAAACCAACTTCACCGAAGTATTACCGGGTGTAGGAGTGACCTATTCCCCCTTCAAGAACAACACGTTCTTTTTCGGCGCCCATCGTGGCATGGCGCCGCCGCAGATTTCCGACGCCATCACCGGCACCGGACAAGTTGTCGATCTTGGCCCGGAATTGAATTGGACCTACGAGTTAGGCGTGAGGGGGAACCTCGCTCCATGGTTTGGGTATTCCATTACCGGCTACCAGATTGATTTCTCCAATCAGATCATCTCTCAATCAGTGGCGGGCGGTATCGGTGCGACCTTGACCAGTGCGGGCAAAACGCAACATCGCGGAGCTGAGGTTGCCGCGCAGATGGACATCTTAGACGCCGTGACCGGACGGAATGACGATGAAGATGTCACTCTTGATTTCAACTATACCTGGGTTGCGCAAGCAGATTTCCGAGGAGCCCGTAATAGTTCCATCACCGGTGCAGCTCTGTTACCCGGTGAGCCAGCGATTTTCAACACCAGCGGCAATCGCCTTCCCTACTCTCCGGAACATTTGATTTCAGCGGGGATCGGCTATGCCAACCGAGCCTTCAACCTCGGCCCATTTAACGCGAGGGTGGAAACCCAGTGCGTCAGCGATCAATTCTCAGACGACCGCAACACGGTGATTCCCACGCCGAGCGGACAGCGCGGGATCGTGCGGGGCTGGTGCATGCTGAACGCCTCGGTCAATCAACACGTGAAGAAGATCAACACGACCTTTTTCTTCACGGGGAAGAATATGCTCGGGCAAGATGTCATTATGGACCGTACCCGAGGTATCTATCCAGGCCTTCCGGCGCTCTGGCAAGCCGGGGCTCGGTGGACATTCTGA
- a CDS encoding energy transducer TonB yields the protein MTPIFDNYPGHTYLHRQGWVYSVLFHAMMGACAVVLMSGLTLSVEPDSYQWNVALVESPVSHPTTDALPESKPELPSKPQSVKPRSIPREVAAKPVQQETSSRPDFTETTPVNQTASTVIAQAVPPQEVIQTMVPVVTQDRVVEEVPPPTKEEVSNETATPVAEPVPPQPLAQESPTQQPSAEQIVASAAPLKTAPAAKADYGWLMRALLGRIDELKNYPVMARMNRWEGKVVLRAVIKDDGQVLMVDVQESSGRSILDNDAMETLKKASPIKLDQPLGKPQVAILMPISYSLR from the coding sequence ATGACCCCTATTTTCGACAACTATCCTGGTCACACTTACCTGCATCGTCAGGGGTGGGTCTATTCCGTATTGTTCCATGCGATGATGGGTGCCTGTGCTGTGGTTCTGATGTCAGGGCTAACGCTATCGGTTGAGCCAGACTCCTATCAGTGGAACGTGGCATTGGTTGAATCACCAGTTTCCCACCCGACAACAGATGCTCTTCCTGAAAGTAAACCCGAGCTGCCCTCGAAACCGCAATCTGTGAAGCCTCGGTCTATACCCCGCGAAGTGGCAGCGAAACCTGTTCAGCAGGAGACTTCCTCACGCCCAGACTTTACGGAAACGACCCCGGTCAATCAAACAGCTTCGACCGTCATCGCACAAGCCGTCCCACCTCAAGAAGTCATCCAGACGATGGTTCCGGTCGTGACGCAGGATAGAGTCGTGGAGGAAGTGCCTCCACCGACGAAGGAGGAAGTCTCAAACGAAACCGCCACGCCAGTCGCGGAACCGGTCCCCCCGCAACCTCTCGCCCAGGAGTCACCAACGCAGCAACCCAGCGCCGAACAGATCGTGGCTTCAGCAGCCCCCCTCAAAACAGCACCAGCAGCCAAGGCAGACTACGGATGGCTCATGAGAGCGTTGCTCGGGCGAATCGATGAGCTGAAGAACTACCCCGTCATGGCACGGATGAATCGTTGGGAAGGCAAGGTGGTGCTCAGAGCCGTCATCAAAGACGACGGTCAAGTGTTGATGGTTGATGTACAAGAAAGCTCCGGCCGGTCCATTCTGGATAACGATGCAATGGAAACCCTCAAAAAGGCCTCACCGATTAAATTGGATCAGCCTTTAGGGAAACCACAAGTCGCGATCCTTATGCCGATCAGTTATTCACTTCGGTAG
- a CDS encoding biopolymer transporter ExbD, whose protein sequence is MDDELNQINVIPLVDVMLVLLVIVLTTATFISTGQIPVDLAKATEAADRKDVPVVITLTSQGEMYLNDSAVPEHGLRIVLERQPRESLVVVRADKVTILERFVQVVDELKSLGFGQVSLEVVKS, encoded by the coding sequence ATGGATGATGAATTGAATCAAATCAACGTCATCCCCTTGGTTGACGTCATGCTCGTGTTATTAGTGATCGTTTTGACGACGGCGACGTTCATCAGTACCGGTCAAATTCCAGTCGACTTGGCCAAAGCAACCGAAGCTGCAGATAGGAAAGACGTGCCGGTCGTGATTACGCTAACCTCGCAAGGGGAGATGTACCTGAACGATTCCGCTGTTCCTGAACATGGATTGCGAATCGTGCTCGAGCGGCAACCGAGAGAATCATTGGTTGTCGTCCGCGCCGACAAAGTCACGATCCTGGAACGGTTCGTCCAGGTGGTTGATGAGTTGAAAAGCCTGGGCTTCGGACAGGTCAGCCTTGAAGTGGTAAAATCATGA
- the exbB gene encoding TonB-system energizer ExbB, with translation MDALKEIVDYGIIGLLFVLSVWAMAVAFERWQFYRRIDLSHYPNQQLFEIALTKRLVIIGTVAANAPYIGLLGTVLGIMLTFHTMGTSKTIAVSSIMVGLSLALKATAVGLLVAIPCVVMNNALRRRVAELITLYQAHHQHG, from the coding sequence ATGGATGCCCTAAAAGAAATCGTCGATTATGGAATTATTGGCCTGTTGTTCGTCTTAAGCGTGTGGGCCATGGCCGTGGCCTTCGAGCGATGGCAGTTTTACCGACGAATTGATCTTTCCCACTACCCTAATCAGCAGCTCTTCGAAATCGCCCTCACCAAACGGTTGGTCATTATCGGGACGGTGGCGGCTAATGCTCCCTACATCGGGCTCTTGGGAACCGTCCTCGGAATTATGCTGACTTTCCATACCATGGGGACTTCCAAGACCATCGCCGTCAGCTCCATCATGGTCGGGTTGAGCCTTGCTCTCAAAGCCACTGCCGTAGGGCTGTTGGTAGCTATCCCCTGCGTCGTGATGAACAACGCCCTCCGAAGACGCGTCGCTGAACTCATCACCCTTTATCAAGCGCACCATCAACATGGATGA
- a CDS encoding heavy-metal-associated domain-containing protein: MQPLTVQIDGMTCGHCVEEITEILKALNGVHVRSVRSEAHGLLRPS, translated from the coding sequence ATGCAGCCATTGACGGTACAGATTGACGGTATGACATGCGGGCACTGTGTTGAAGAAATTACCGAGATCTTGAAGGCCTTAAACGGTGTGCATGTGCGGTCAGTGCGGTCGGAAGCGCATGGTCTCCTTCGACCCTCGTAA
- a CDS encoding sigma-70 family RNA polymerase sigma factor, with amino-acid sequence MTTPKKDPHGLASDADSVIHRLTENRSLFEAFLRRRVEDHFLVQDLLQQSLVKAIQQQHSLNNEESVVPWFYRILRNTVIDYYRSQASEKARRGDFLEQTQVLADDHVPSLDEVKATVCRCLDDAISVLRPGYSDLIRRIDLAGETISLVAKDLQITPNNATVRLHRARQALRQTLENSCGVCSTHGCLNCTCNES; translated from the coding sequence ATGACTACTCCAAAGAAGGACCCACACGGCTTGGCTTCTGATGCCGACTCCGTCATTCATCGACTCACAGAGAATCGATCCCTCTTCGAGGCATTCTTGCGCCGCCGAGTGGAGGATCATTTCCTCGTCCAGGACCTCCTCCAGCAAAGCTTGGTGAAGGCTATCCAGCAACAGCATTCGCTGAATAATGAAGAAAGCGTCGTCCCGTGGTTTTATCGCATACTTCGCAATACCGTGATCGATTACTATCGTTCACAAGCATCCGAGAAAGCCAGACGAGGCGATTTTCTGGAACAAACTCAGGTCTTAGCCGACGACCATGTACCGTCGCTGGATGAGGTCAAAGCGACGGTATGCCGCTGCCTGGATGACGCCATCTCGGTCCTTCGTCCAGGCTATTCTGACTTGATCCGACGGATTGATTTGGCGGGAGAAACCATCTCATTAGTCGCGAAAGACCTGCAAATTACGCCCAATAATGCAACGGTTCGCCTTCATCGCGCCCGGCAGGCTTTACGACAGACTTTGGAGAACTCATGCGGCGTGTGTAGCACGCATGGTTGTCTCAACTGCACTTGCAATGAATCCTAA
- a CDS encoding TolC family protein — translation MRQTHRSLSFSRVWAAWLITLTLLLPWPVSAADETAEPRLDLSGLIREFEAANPEIKAARQRWESAKAVVPQVQTLPDPRLQIGYQRMPMVPPVVEGVMYGVGQDIPFPGKLKLKGEVAQRDAERLEQEYNATRLRLVAALKQVYYDLHFVHKSIDIVERNKALLMQFEKTAKARYSVGQAAQQDVFRAQVEISRVLDRLAVLDQQKESLHAAINRLLNRPPAGSLGIPEEVYPTILTIPLQELSRRAEDLSPQLLATAKGIDRSERSVSLAKRQYYPDFDVTALGIRNDKINDNGYQVMVGIKIPLFYETKQKQGVREALAGLEGAREDFVATRQDLLFQVKDSFVQAQRAERLITILRDAIIPQATLALRAAQSSYAVGKVDFLTLLNSLLTLQESELELHGEMVSHEKALARLEAVTGGPLTGVVQERTQGQ, via the coding sequence GTGAGACAAACTCATCGCTCTCTTTCATTCTCGCGAGTATGGGCTGCGTGGCTCATTACACTGACGCTGCTTCTGCCTTGGCCGGTCAGCGCGGCCGACGAAACGGCCGAACCCCGCTTGGATCTTTCCGGTCTCATTCGAGAATTTGAAGCCGCGAATCCTGAAATCAAGGCGGCCCGCCAACGCTGGGAATCCGCCAAGGCGGTCGTGCCACAAGTGCAGACCTTGCCCGATCCTCGTCTCCAAATCGGCTATCAGCGCATGCCGATGGTGCCTCCCGTGGTGGAAGGAGTGATGTACGGGGTCGGGCAAGACATCCCCTTTCCGGGCAAGCTCAAGCTGAAGGGAGAAGTGGCGCAACGTGACGCCGAACGGTTGGAGCAGGAATACAATGCCACCCGGCTGAGACTGGTTGCCGCACTCAAGCAGGTCTATTACGACCTGCACTTCGTACATAAGAGCATCGACATCGTGGAGAGGAACAAGGCGTTGCTGATGCAATTCGAGAAGACGGCCAAGGCTCGATATAGTGTTGGACAAGCCGCCCAACAGGATGTGTTCCGGGCCCAAGTAGAAATTTCACGTGTTCTGGACCGGCTGGCCGTCCTCGACCAGCAGAAGGAGAGCCTTCACGCGGCGATTAATCGTCTCCTGAATCGTCCACCCGCCGGATCGCTCGGTATCCCGGAAGAAGTGTATCCCACGATTCTGACGATCCCCCTCCAGGAACTGAGCCGCCGCGCCGAGGACTTATCCCCTCAGCTGTTAGCGACAGCAAAAGGTATCGATCGTTCGGAACGGTCCGTCTCACTCGCCAAACGACAGTACTATCCCGATTTCGATGTGACGGCTCTCGGCATCCGCAACGACAAGATCAATGACAACGGCTACCAAGTAATGGTGGGGATCAAGATCCCGCTGTTTTATGAAACGAAGCAGAAGCAAGGGGTACGTGAAGCGTTGGCAGGACTTGAAGGTGCCCGTGAAGACTTCGTGGCGACCCGCCAGGATTTGCTGTTTCAGGTAAAGGATAGCTTTGTCCAAGCCCAGCGTGCCGAGCGGCTGATTACCATTCTGCGTGATGCGATCATTCCGCAGGCGACCTTGGCCCTCCGAGCCGCGCAATCGAGCTATGCAGTGGGCAAAGTGGATTTCCTCACGCTCTTGAACAGCCTTTTGACGTTGCAGGAAAGTGAATTGGAACTCCATGGAGAGATGGTCTCCCATGAGAAAGCGCTCGCGCGGTTGGAAGCCGTAACCGGTGGGCCTTTGACCGGGGTCGTCCAAGAGAGAACCCAGGGCCAATGA
- a CDS encoding efflux RND transporter periplasmic adaptor subunit, giving the protein MSRRPLYIGVVVLLTVGFAIAWWWTTRDSAPAPPETHHETMSTHEAMPGMEHPGDKPASKTERGEDLPSTSPDLMSRTVTIAPERLQTIGVRFEDVARRPLEKVVRTVGRVEIDERRLARVNLKFAGWIDELFVSAIGDHVKKGQRLFTIYSPDLVATQEEYLLAVQSIKELGQSEFPEVSRGAKDLLEATRRRFHLWDITPDHIRDLEQTGKVLRTLPMHSPITGTVIRMEARRGTYVSPGTELYMIADLAHIWILGDIYEYELPFITVGQGATVTLSYDPSTKLHGHVGFIYPTLDPKTRTAKVRFELENPGEKLKPEMYANVALKIPLGARLAVPRDAIIESGERQLIFIHHGGGKLEWRSVTLGVSAGDWVEVAEGLKEGDHIITSANFLIDSESQLKAAVGGMAGMPGMPGMKEKD; this is encoded by the coding sequence ATGAGTCGTCGTCCTCTCTATATCGGCGTGGTCGTTCTGCTCACGGTGGGGTTCGCCATTGCGTGGTGGTGGACAACCCGGGATTCCGCGCCTGCCCCTCCCGAGACGCATCATGAGACGATGTCGACCCATGAGGCCATGCCTGGTATGGAACATCCAGGGGACAAGCCGGCATCGAAAACAGAGAGGGGAGAGGACCTGCCCTCGACGTCACCGGATCTGATGTCACGCACCGTGACGATTGCCCCTGAACGGTTACAGACGATCGGCGTGAGATTCGAGGATGTCGCACGGCGTCCGCTCGAAAAAGTTGTTCGCACGGTTGGCCGGGTAGAGATTGATGAGCGGCGCCTCGCACGTGTGAACCTCAAATTTGCCGGCTGGATCGACGAACTCTTCGTGAGCGCCATCGGGGATCACGTGAAGAAGGGGCAGCGCCTCTTTACCATCTATAGCCCGGATCTAGTCGCCACCCAAGAGGAGTATCTGCTTGCTGTACAGAGCATCAAGGAACTCGGTCAAAGCGAATTTCCGGAAGTGTCCCGTGGGGCGAAGGATCTGCTGGAAGCGACACGGCGGCGGTTCCACTTATGGGACATCACGCCGGATCATATTCGGGACCTCGAGCAAACGGGGAAAGTGCTCCGTACTCTCCCCATGCATTCTCCGATTACGGGAACGGTCATTCGCATGGAAGCCCGAAGAGGCACCTACGTGAGTCCCGGCACAGAGCTGTACATGATTGCCGATCTCGCCCACATCTGGATCTTAGGCGACATCTATGAGTACGAGCTGCCCTTCATCACTGTCGGCCAAGGGGCCACAGTCACGCTCTCCTATGATCCCAGTACGAAGCTCCACGGTCATGTCGGCTTCATCTATCCGACGCTCGATCCCAAGACGCGCACGGCCAAAGTCCGATTCGAGCTTGAGAATCCCGGTGAAAAACTTAAGCCCGAAATGTACGCGAATGTGGCGTTGAAGATTCCGCTTGGGGCACGTCTCGCAGTCCCACGCGATGCGATTATTGAATCCGGTGAGCGCCAGCTGATCTTCATCCATCACGGAGGCGGCAAACTGGAATGGCGATCCGTCACGCTGGGCGTGAGTGCCGGCGACTGGGTGGAGGTGGCGGAGGGACTCAAGGAAGGGGATCACATCATCACATCGGCGAACTTCTTGATCGACTCCGAGAGCCAGTTGAAAGCGGCTGTCGGCGGGATGGCGGGGATGCCGGGCATGCCCGGCATGAAGGAGAAGGATTGA
- a CDS encoding efflux RND transporter permease subunit: MVEGIIEYCARNRFIVFLLVFSAAVGGLWAMKQTPIDALPDISDTQVIVYTTWPGRSPDLVEDQITYPIVTALLSAPKVTVVRGFSDFGYSYVYILFKDGTDIYWARTRVLERLSQLGGRMPEGVMPQLGPDATGVGWVFQYALVDETGQQDLASLRSFQDWYLRYWLRAVEGVAEVASLGGFVRQYQVNLDPTKVLAYRLSIPSIVETIRQSNNDVGGRVVEFSGIEYVVRGRGYIKTPEDIEEMAVGVNEKGTPILLRDVATVKLGPDMRRGLAELDGKGEVAGGIVVMRFGENALTVIERVKAKLKELEPSMPKGVKVVTTYDRSNLIHESVATANENLAEELIVTGVVIVGFLLHVRSAILPILSLPLAILIAFIFVYFLDIGLNIMSLGGIIVAIGDMVDAPIVMVDNAHKRLEEWEQNGRIGDRTQILIDSAKEVGPAMFSSLLVIGISFLPVFVLEAQEGRMFKPLAFTNFLGVAACAVLAITLIPALLPTFTRGRIFPEQRHPVSRLLQRLYAPVLRAALHHRWLVVVLSIGLLASIIPVYQRMGSEFMPPLYEGTILYMPTTLPGLSVTEASRLLQLMDRKLRGFPEVEWVFGKAGRAETSTDPAPFSMMEVVVELKPIDQWRPGLSYEGLVDEMNRALQLPGVTNAWTMPIKARIDMLTTGVRTPVGIKIFGSDLKEIESIGKHLEMVLRDVPGTRSVYAERVSGGYFLDFDINRKEIARYGLKLMDVGRIIETAIGGESIATTIEGRERYPINVRYLRELRDDPEKLRRVLVETPTGAQVPLAQLATLRFVNGPPMIRDENGRLAGYVYLDMAGRDVGGYVEDLKRVVREKVQLPPGYTITWSGQYEFMERVKERLKVVMPLTLVIIFVMFYFTFSSVAQTLMVMLGVPLCLVGAFWYLAELDYNMSIAVWVGIITVVGTGTETSSVMLAYLDEACQRRKAAGGLATLEDLIETVQRGAVERIRPMMMIGVVDVVGLIPVMLATGTGGDVMKRIAAPQVGGVFSAMILTLFVIPPVYVMWRWWKENKHGQRGR; the protein is encoded by the coding sequence ATGGTTGAAGGGATCATTGAATATTGTGCGAGAAACCGTTTCATTGTTTTTCTGCTGGTCTTTTCAGCAGCCGTGGGCGGGCTCTGGGCTATGAAGCAGACCCCCATCGATGCCCTCCCGGATATCTCCGACACGCAGGTGATCGTGTACACCACCTGGCCAGGTCGGTCGCCCGATCTAGTTGAGGATCAGATTACGTATCCGATCGTCACGGCCCTCTTATCGGCCCCCAAGGTGACGGTGGTGCGCGGATTTTCCGATTTCGGCTATTCCTACGTCTACATCCTCTTTAAAGACGGCACGGACATTTACTGGGCCCGCACACGAGTCCTGGAGCGCCTGAGCCAGCTCGGCGGCCGCATGCCGGAGGGGGTCATGCCGCAACTCGGCCCGGACGCGACCGGTGTCGGCTGGGTCTTCCAATATGCACTAGTGGATGAGACCGGGCAGCAGGACCTCGCCTCGCTGCGCAGCTTCCAGGATTGGTACCTGCGTTACTGGCTGCGCGCCGTAGAAGGCGTCGCCGAGGTGGCCAGCCTCGGCGGCTTTGTCCGACAGTACCAGGTGAACTTGGATCCCACCAAAGTGCTCGCCTATCGCCTCTCGATTCCTTCGATCGTGGAAACCATCCGACAGAGTAATAACGACGTGGGCGGGCGCGTCGTGGAATTTTCGGGAATCGAATATGTGGTCCGAGGGCGCGGGTATATCAAGACACCCGAGGACATCGAAGAGATGGCGGTGGGCGTTAACGAAAAGGGGACGCCGATTCTCCTGCGCGACGTGGCCACGGTCAAGCTCGGACCGGACATGCGGCGCGGCTTAGCCGAGCTCGATGGGAAGGGCGAGGTTGCGGGCGGGATTGTGGTCATGCGCTTCGGCGAGAATGCCCTTACGGTGATCGAGCGCGTCAAGGCCAAGCTCAAAGAACTCGAACCCTCCATGCCGAAGGGTGTCAAGGTGGTCACGACCTACGACCGCAGCAACCTCATTCACGAATCCGTCGCTACGGCAAATGAGAACCTGGCGGAAGAACTGATTGTCACCGGGGTCGTGATCGTCGGCTTTCTCCTCCATGTTCGCTCCGCGATACTTCCTATCCTCAGCCTCCCCCTGGCGATCCTGATCGCCTTTATTTTTGTTTACTTTTTGGACATCGGATTGAACATCATGTCGCTCGGCGGCATCATCGTCGCCATCGGGGACATGGTGGACGCCCCGATCGTGATGGTGGACAACGCGCACAAGCGGCTGGAGGAATGGGAACAGAACGGGAGAATCGGGGACCGAACGCAGATCCTCATCGATTCCGCGAAAGAAGTCGGCCCGGCGATGTTCAGCTCGTTACTCGTGATCGGGATCTCCTTCTTGCCCGTGTTCGTCCTCGAGGCGCAGGAAGGCCGGATGTTCAAGCCCCTGGCCTTTACGAATTTCCTGGGCGTTGCCGCCTGCGCGGTGCTGGCCATCACGCTGATCCCGGCGTTGCTGCCAACCTTCACACGCGGCCGAATTTTCCCTGAGCAGCGACATCCCGTCAGCCGCCTCTTGCAGCGTCTCTATGCGCCTGTGCTGCGGGCCGCGCTCCACCACCGGTGGCTCGTTGTGGTCTTGTCGATCGGGCTGTTGGCCAGCATTATCCCCGTCTATCAGCGCATGGGCTCCGAATTCATGCCGCCTTTGTATGAGGGCACCATCCTCTACATGCCCACGACACTCCCTGGGCTGTCGGTCACCGAAGCCAGTCGGCTCCTGCAACTCATGGACCGGAAGCTCCGAGGGTTCCCCGAAGTCGAGTGGGTCTTCGGCAAGGCTGGGCGGGCCGAGACCTCCACAGACCCGGCCCCGTTCAGCATGATGGAAGTCGTGGTCGAACTGAAGCCGATAGACCAATGGCGGCCGGGACTGAGCTATGAAGGTCTCGTGGATGAGATGAATCGGGCACTGCAGCTTCCGGGAGTGACTAATGCCTGGACAATGCCGATCAAGGCACGGATCGACATGCTCACGACCGGCGTGCGGACTCCCGTCGGGATCAAGATTTTCGGGTCCGATCTCAAAGAGATCGAGAGCATTGGCAAACATCTCGAGATGGTTCTCCGGGACGTGCCCGGCACGCGGAGCGTCTATGCGGAGCGGGTCTCGGGCGGCTATTTCCTGGACTTCGACATCAATCGCAAGGAGATCGCACGGTACGGGCTCAAGTTAATGGATGTGGGCCGGATTATCGAGACGGCCATCGGCGGTGAAAGCATCGCCACGACCATCGAGGGCCGGGAGCGCTACCCGATCAACGTGCGGTATCTCCGCGAACTGCGCGATGATCCGGAAAAACTGCGACGGGTGCTCGTTGAGACACCAACCGGTGCGCAAGTGCCTCTCGCTCAACTGGCCACGCTCCGGTTCGTGAACGGGCCTCCCATGATTCGGGATGAAAACGGTAGGTTGGCTGGGTACGTCTATCTGGACATGGCTGGCCGAGACGTAGGTGGGTACGTGGAGGATCTCAAGCGAGTGGTGCGTGAGAAGGTGCAACTGCCGCCTGGCTATACGATCACCTGGTCGGGCCAGTATGAGTTCATGGAGCGGGTCAAGGAACGGCTCAAGGTAGTGATGCCTCTCACTCTAGTCATCATTTTCGTGATGTTCTACTTTACGTTTAGCTCAGTGGCCCAAACACTCATGGTCATGCTGGGGGTGCCGCTTTGTCTGGTAGGCGCCTTTTGGTATCTCGCCGAACTGGACTACAACATGAGCATCGCGGTCTGGGTCGGGATCATCACCGTGGTGGGGACAGGAACCGAAACCAGCTCGGTCATGCTGGCCTATCTGGATGAGGCCTGCCAGCGGCGCAAGGCGGCAGGTGGACTCGCGACCCTTGAGGATCTCATTGAGACCGTGCAGCGCGGAGCGGTCGAGCGCATCAGGCCGATGATGATGATCGGGGTTGTCGATGTTGTCGGGTTGATTCCTGTGATGCTGGCCACTGGTACCGGCGGCGATGTGATGAAGCGAATCGCCGCGCCACAAGTGGGCGGAGTCTTCTCGGCCATGATTCTCACGCTGTTCGTCATTCCGCCCGTCTATGTCATGTGGCGATGGTGGAAGGAGAACAAGCACGGGCAGAGAGGCAGATAG
- a CDS encoding DUF2934 domain-containing protein, with protein MKPQHVKKPHNDKADTTQAAIPEQIMSDELRERIAKRAYQLYLERGCRAGCDVEDWVDAEREMFAPPNV; from the coding sequence ATGAAGCCGCAGCATGTGAAGAAACCGCACAACGACAAGGCTGATACCACACAAGCTGCTATCCCCGAACAGATCATGTCCGATGAACTTCGTGAGCGGATTGCGAAGCGGGCCTATCAGCTCTACCTGGAACGGGGCTGCAGAGCGGGGTGTGATGTAGAAGATTGGGTTGACGCGGAGCGAGAGATGTTTGCGCCACCGAATGTGTAG